From a region of the Wolbachia endosymbiont (group B) of Gerris lacustris genome:
- a CDS encoding DUF3857 domain-containing protein, whose amino-acid sequence MKFLKIISNLALLVFFITPTAEARWRKYEDASVEVKFSNVNINVNKDGTYETEAEFQAKILKESGRDGFSLYSLVYNDDSTDFTILEAKTTYSREEYIVTEDMIEDKPLASPAKGFDQSRQVIISFPKVEIGTEVYLRYKQVTKKVPVDNFYGLSFSYYGDYLQAENTKINSELPLKIKVNDPREVLEITEEKKDDIHSISIALKKAIYENTINEPHNGILNIKHNTWVSLSSLSKWDDLAKKLAPGYHRVINQPLPAIFEAIAESAANESTDEEKINAVTSLLNEKIQYMGDWRTVSGKIFPRDLEKIANSQIGDCKDFSASTAAILQELGYKVQPIFVMRGTTSTSNSEALPNMSFNHAMLRVKNKDGKIYWIDPTNTVSMAQGIFPDIADRNALVLDSEEADYIKIPAVQAENSKVISHSELTIEGNVVSERGWLIVQGESAIDLTGVGLYYSNEQLRDSVFRMISGVYLDEEEKKSLELPDLTLRNVEDLTIKYEFQQKNKVFKTNLGPALNLGDNWLNDVVNTVSDQISDLFIGVPKTKESHMIIKDIRIKNCENLNFEIDTPWLYVNRSCKYQNDGTEFSNLITIKKSFITNEELKTDEYKNLKSELENNFSRASIIISE is encoded by the coding sequence ATGAAATTTTTAAAAATTATATCTAATTTAGCATTACTAGTATTTTTTATAACTCCTACAGCTGAAGCAAGATGGCGTAAGTACGAAGATGCTTCCGTCGAAGTCAAGTTTTCTAATGTTAACATTAATGTTAATAAAGATGGTACCTACGAAACGGAAGCAGAATTTCAAGCAAAAATACTCAAGGAATCTGGACGTGATGGATTCTCTCTATACAGTCTTGTTTACAATGATGATAGTACAGATTTTACTATTTTAGAGGCTAAAACAACTTACAGCAGGGAAGAATATATAGTCACTGAAGACATGATTGAGGATAAGCCACTGGCTAGTCCTGCCAAGGGTTTCGACCAATCAAGGCAAGTAATCATATCATTTCCTAAGGTAGAAATTGGTACAGAAGTATATTTAAGATATAAGCAAGTTACAAAAAAGGTTCCTGTTGATAATTTTTATGGTTTGAGCTTTTCTTATTATGGGGATTATTTACAAGCAGAAAATACTAAAATCAATTCTGAATTGCCTCTAAAGATTAAAGTGAATGATCCAAGAGAAGTACTAGAGATCACTGAAGAAAAAAAGGATGATATACATTCTATAAGCATTGCTTTAAAGAAAGCAATTTATGAAAACACAATAAATGAACCACATAATGGAATATTGAATATTAAACATAACACTTGGGTATCACTGTCGAGCCTATCTAAATGGGATGATTTAGCTAAAAAGTTAGCTCCTGGATATCATAGAGTCATTAATCAACCACTTCCTGCAATTTTTGAAGCTATAGCAGAATCTGCTGCCAATGAGAGTACTGATGAGGAAAAAATAAATGCTGTTACTTCTTTGTTAAATGAAAAAATTCAATACATGGGAGATTGGCGCACAGTATCAGGAAAAATTTTTCCGAGAGATTTAGAGAAAATTGCTAATTCTCAAATTGGGGATTGCAAAGACTTTTCTGCTAGCACGGCTGCTATTTTACAGGAACTTGGTTACAAAGTTCAACCTATTTTTGTTATGAGAGGAACTACTAGCACTTCTAACTCTGAAGCATTACCTAATATGAGTTTCAATCATGCGATGCTCAGAGTAAAAAATAAAGATGGAAAAATATATTGGATTGATCCAACTAATACCGTCAGTATGGCGCAGGGTATTTTTCCAGATATTGCTGATAGGAACGCTCTAGTACTCGATTCTGAGGAAGCAGATTACATAAAAATTCCTGCTGTACAAGCTGAAAATTCAAAAGTGATATCCCATAGTGAATTAACTATAGAAGGTAATGTTGTAAGTGAACGCGGATGGCTTATCGTGCAAGGAGAATCAGCTATAGATTTAACAGGTGTTGGATTATATTACTCAAATGAGCAATTAAGGGATTCTGTTTTTCGTATGATTAGTGGGGTATATCTTGATGAAGAAGAAAAGAAGTCCTTAGAGTTACCTGATCTTACTTTGCGTAATGTAGAGGATCTTACAATTAAGTATGAATTTCAGCAAAAAAATAAGGTTTTTAAGACAAATCTAGGACCTGCTTTGAACTTAGGAGATAATTGGCTTAATGATGTTGTGAATACAGTTTCTGACCAAATATCAGACCTTTTTATTGGTGTTCCTAAAACTAAGGAAAGCCATATGATAATAAAAGATATCAGAATTAAAAACTGTGAAAATTTGAATTTTGAAATAGATACTCCTTGGTTGTATGTAAATAGGTCGTGTAAATATCAAAATGATGGAACCGAATTTAGCAATTTAATAACCATAAAGAAAAGTTTTATTACCAATGAAGAGTTAAAGACTGATGAATATAAAAACTTAAAAAGTGAGCTGGAGAATAATTTTTCTAGAGCCTCTATAATAATAAGTGAATGA
- a CDS encoding DsbA family protein, with protein sequence MSKIPFLLIFILAVASLPVINNWLSHRTQTLNDDYIGERLDNYISKNFNKIIKTLQEESAKNSYANATKNKISQHKNEIFDSTYPYSGNENSNVVAVGFFDYSCGYCKAIKNDIKQLINDGKIKYIFRDAPILGERSIKAAKGALATYFIDKEKYLDFHYAALDHRGEFSDEAILGIIKSIGINEDDFNNSMKNNADKIEQMINNSKLLVRELGVGGTPFLIIGDSLFVGATDLNVLRKKVDKLKN encoded by the coding sequence ATGTCTAAGATACCATTTTTATTGATTTTTATACTTGCAGTAGCAAGTTTACCAGTAATAAACAATTGGCTTTCACATCGCACTCAGACCTTAAATGATGATTATATAGGTGAGAGATTGGATAATTACATCAGTAAAAATTTTAATAAGATTATAAAAACTCTCCAGGAAGAGTCAGCTAAAAATAGTTATGCTAATGCAACCAAAAATAAAATTTCTCAGCATAAAAATGAAATATTTGACTCCACTTATCCTTACTCAGGAAATGAAAATAGCAATGTTGTAGCTGTAGGGTTTTTTGACTATTCTTGTGGCTATTGTAAGGCAATAAAGAATGACATAAAACAGTTGATCAATGATGGCAAAATTAAATATATCTTTAGGGATGCTCCAATACTTGGTGAAAGGTCTATAAAAGCAGCAAAAGGTGCTCTAGCTACTTATTTTATCGATAAAGAAAAGTACTTAGATTTTCACTACGCTGCACTAGATCACAGAGGAGAATTTTCAGATGAAGCTATATTAGGTATAATAAAAAGTATAGGGATTAACGAGGACGACTTTAATAACTCTATGAAAAATAACGCAGACAAAATTGAGCAAATGATAAACAATAGCAAACTTTTAGTAAGGGAGCTGGGAGTAGGCGGTACACCTTTTTTGATAATAGGAGATAGTCTTTTTGTAGGGGCAACTGATTTGAATGTGCTACGCAAAAAGGTGGATAAGTTAAAAAATTAA